A stretch of DNA from Streptomyces venezuelae:
GACCGTGATACGACTCGGGCGCCCCATGTCCACGCCCTGGTGGACGGTCAGGACGGCGGGCGTGTCGATGAGGCCGAGGCTGCGCAGGTAGCCGCCGAGGGCGGCGGCTGCCGCACCGGTCGCCGGGTCCTCGAACACGCCGCCGGGCGGGAACGGGTTTCGGGCGTGGAAGACGGTCTCCGACTCGCGTCGGACCAGGGCGACCGTGGCCCAGTCCCGGCGCGACATGAGTTCGCCCAGCGCGGCCATGTCGTAGTCGAGGTCGGCGAGCCGCTCGCGGCTGGTGGCCGCGATCACCGGATGCCAGGCCCCGGCGTAGGCGGCCCGCGGCGGCAGGGCGGGGTCGAGGTCGGTGGCGGACCAGCGCAGTGCGGCCAGCAGCTCGGCCAGGTCGGGCTCGGAGAGCTCCGCCGTACGCGGCTCGACACTCACCAGGGTGGCGACGACCGCACCGTCCGAGCCGGCCGAGGTGGTCACCGGGACCGGGCCGGCCTGGGTGTGCAGCAGCAGCTCGCCGGGCCCGTACCGGTGGGCGTGGGCGACGGCGGTGGCGATGGTGGCGTGGCCGCAGAAGGGCACCTCGGTCTGCGGGCTGAAGTAGCGGATGCCGAGGGAGCCGTCCTGGCGGGGGACGGCGAAGGCCGTCTCCGAATAGCCGACTTCCGCCGCGGTGGCGGCCATCGTCGCCTCGTCGATGCCGGTGGCGTCCAGCACCACTCCCGCCGGGTTCCCGCCCAGCGGGTCGGTGCTGAAGGCCACGTAACGCAACAGGTCCATCGCCCGAACGTAGCGGCATTCCTGGCGGACCGTCAAAGAGTCGAATTCATCGGAGAGTTGACGATCGCAGGGATGGAAAGCGCAGCTCGGCGGGGTGTTTCAGGCCCAGGTGAGCAGCCGGCCGGAGGTGCTGATCCCCACCGCGAATCCCAGTGCGATTCTGCGGTCTCCGTGGCTGGGCCGGACCGCATGGAAATTGCGGGGGTCGATGAGCAGGGCCTCGCCGACCTCTGGGGTGAGCTCGATGGACTCGGTGCCCCGCACCACCGCCTCGTCGTACCCGTACGAGGCGTCGGGCAGCCGGTACGCCTCGTCCCCGGGCTGCCAGCGGTGCCGCCACAGGACCGTCTCGCCGCCCGACGGGGGCACGCTGAGGTACAGGTTGAAGGCGAACTGGCCGATCAGCGGGGTGTCGAGGAGGTCCTCCGCGTACTCGCGGAGGGCGTCGTCGAAATGGACCCGGAACCCCTGGTTCGGCTCCCGGGCCACCCCGTCGCCCATCTCCCGGCCGCCCCGCCGGCCGACCGCCACCCCGTGCGGCCAGTGCGTGGCGAGCCCCTCCCGGCAGACGCGAAAGGGGTCGAAGGACAGGCCCAGCCCTTCCCAGGCCGCGTAGTGCCCCTCCAGGGCCTTCCAGTAGCTGTCGGCGACCCCGCCGTCCGCCATGTGGTCGCTGACGCCCACCCCGAAGCGCATTACCGGCGGGTGGATGCGGGTCGTGCCGTACGAGTCGAACGCCTTTTCCTTCAGGGCGCCGAGCACCTCCTCGCACCACTGCCGTGGCAGGAAGCCCGGCACTCGAACCGCCGCGTACCGCCCGGCGGCCAGACCGGCGAGCAGCTCGTGGGTGAAGGCCGGTGCGGTGGCGGCGCGGAAGAAGGGGTCGTGCGGCGGGTCCTGTAACGCGCCCTGCGTGGATTGCGCTGACGTCATGCGATCGCCCCCCGGTCATCGAGAAAGAGAACCGAACAGAAAGCAGAGAACAGCGGCCGTACGTGGTGTGCGCGGTGTGTGCGTTATCCGGGATGTGTTGCGCTGGTCGCGCGGAACGCCGTCTTCGCGTCGAGTTCGAGTGCCTGGCGCCCGGCCTCCAGCGCTTCCATCGCGATGCGTCTGCCGACCTCCGCCTGCAGCTCCTCCAGCTCGCTCCCCGGAGCACCCCATTGCAGGGACTGGTTGTCATCGGCGGGGAGAGCGTTCATCGGCGGACCTCCGTGCATGTTCGGTGTGGGATGCGTCACACAGAGTGAGGCAACGTCAGGCTACGCGCAAGCCCGCCGCCGCCGGTGGAGTTCTGTACAACTGCCCCCGAAGGCGGGAGGTTTCAGCCGGGCATCTCCCGGTCCAGCTGCTCCAGCATCGCCCTGGCGTGCCTGGACAGCGGATGTTCCGAGGCCACCACCCGGTCGAGGTCGCGCACCAGTGCTCTCAGCTTGTTCACCGCTTCGGACGTACGCCCCCGGATGGGCAGGAGCACGGTGACATGGGTGTACCGCAGGCGCATCACGAGGTTGGAGTCCGCCGGCTGGGACGCGTCCCGCAGCGCCTCCCGGATCATCCGCTCCGCCTCGTCGTGGCGGCCCTGCCTCAGCAGCGCGTACGCCAGGGTCTCCCGTACCCGCAGGATCTCGGGGGTGGAGGGCGGCCAGTGGTTCCGGCGGCTGATGTCCAGGATCTGCCGGGCCTCCGCCTCGGCCTCCCCGTTCCGGCCGAGGGTGAGCAGCGCCCGGGCCAGGGTGTGGCGGACCACCAGGGTGTCGTAGTACTCGGGGCCGCGGACCTCCTGCTCCGCCTCGACGATGGACCGGAGCATCTGCTCGACCTGCTCCTCCTTCTGCCGGTCCCCATCCTGTTCGTTGATCGCCCGGGCGAGTTTGTGCCGGCTGGCGAGGGTGTCGGCGTCGTTCTCCCCGAGGATGCGGGTGCGCGCCTCGACCACCTGTCTCAGCTCGTCCTCGGCCCGGGTCAGCTGCTCCCCTTCGAGGAGGATGCGTCCCTGTTCGTGGCGCAGTCCCAGGATCTCCCGGTCATCGCGGTCGAAGCCGAAGGAGGCGCAGCCCTCGATCAGCGGGTGGACGAGGTCGTACGCCGGGGTGAGGAGGCCCATGGCGATCAGGTAGCGGGCGGTCAGCCGGGCCAGTTCCAGGGCGGTGGTCCGTACGGTCCGGTCGGACGGCTTGAGTTCCCCGAGCAGGCAGGCCCGGGAGACCTCCATCGCGTGCGGGGCGAGCGCGGACCACAGCGGCCAGTTGCTGGGGTGGTCGGGGTTGCGGGCGTGGGCGGCCGAGAGCACCATCCGTACGGCCAGTCCGTAGTAGTCCGCGGACCGGTCCCGCACCTCCTCGTCCTCGCGCAGCACACCGTGCACGACGGGGTGCAGGGTCAGTACGTGGGCCAGGTCGCGTTCCGCGACCCCCTCGCGCTGGTACGCGTCCACCAGCCCGAAGTCCTCCAGGCCCGTCAGGGCGGCGTGGATCCGGGCCGGAGTGGCGCCGGGGAACAGCGGGGACTGGCCGAGCGTGGGGCCGCTGAGCAGGCAGCGGTAGGGGATCGGGGCGATGCTCAGACACGCGAGGACCTTCAGGAGGGTGGCCGAGCCGGCCGACTCGCGGCGGCGCAGCAGGTCCAGGGCGATCCCGCAGACCTTCTCCACGATCTCCCGGCCGAGCAGCTCGCTGAGGTCCGGGCCCGCCTGGTCCGCGGAGGTCTCGGCGCGCGCGGCGAAGGTCCGGCGGAAGGTCTCGAAGTCCCTGATGTCGCTGTCCAGGGAGACATGGCTCTCGTTGACGGCCTTGATGGCGTCGGCGGCGTGCCGCAGCGCGAGCGGCAGCCCGCCCAGCTCCCTCGACAGCCTGCGGGCGTCCTCGTTCGTACCGCCCAGGCCGCCGGTCCGTTCCAGCAGCAGGGATGCGCCGTCGTCCTCGTGCAGCGGCAGGATCTGGTGGACGGCGCTCCAGTCGCCCCAGGTCTGCTGGCGGCGCACCCGGCTGGTGACCAGTACCGTGCCGCGCGCGTTCTGCGGCTTGCGCAGCCAGCCGGTGCCGTCGGAGACCAGGCCGTCCCGGGGGCCGAGCCGGGCGGGGTCGTCGGCGTTGTCGAAGATCAGCAGCCAGGGGTCGGGGCAGTCGTTGAGGAGCTTCCAGACCAGGTCCATGGAGTTGCCGAGCAGCCAGGCCCGTTCGACGGCGATGGAGGGGGCGCCGAGGTCGTGGGCCATCATCCGCATACGGAGATTGAGTTCGGGCATGGACACCCACCACACCCGGTGTCCGGCGCGCTGGGCGCGGTCGGCGACCTCCAGGGCCAGCCGGCTCTTCCCGGACCCGCCGAGGCCGGCCAGGACGTGCACCTGCTGGGCGGACTGCCCGGACAGCAGGGAGGCGGCCAGGCTCAGCCGGTCCTGGCCCTTGAACTGTCCCTCGTCCAGCTGGCCGTACGGCGGGGGCGGAAAGGGCGCCAGATCCAGCTCCCCGGCGGCCGGCGGCGGCAGCGAGGGCCGCCCGGAGGCCTCGGCGGGGGAGAGGGGCCGCGTGGGCGCGGGCCCGAGGGGCAGTGGGGCGAATTCCTCCTCGGGCGGGGTGCCTTGGGCCGCTTCGAGCAGGGCGCGGCGGACGGCCAGGTAGGAGTCCTGGGTGCGGTCGGCGGGCTGCACGATGGAGAAGTGGTCGGCGGTGACGACCCCGCCCTTGGGGAAGACCCCGCGGGCCACCACCGGCGGGACGATCTCGTCGGAGGAGCCCCCGTACGCGCGCACCGGTATGGGGCACTCCTGGTCGGAGTAGGCGCGGGCGTGCACCACCGCACTGAGCACTGTGCGCTGGGCCTCGGTGACCGCCCGGTCGAAGGGCCGCAGCTGCTGCTCCTGCGGGTTGCGCCAGACCTTGAGGTACTTGCGGACGGTGAGGAAGAACCCCGAACCGGTGTTGGGGCAGGCGAACATGGTGAAGTGCTTGATCCGGGCGAGCTCGGCGCCACCGCCGTTCCACAGCTTGCGGGCCAGGAACCGCTGTACGACGAGGCCGCCCTGGCTGTGGGTCACCAGGACGATCCGCTCGGCTTCGGCGAGCCGGGTCTCCAGGAAGGTACCCAGCTGGTCGGCGACGTCGTCGGTCTCGGCGACCCGGCGGTCGGGCCGGAGCCGGACGAACGGGGAGTCGTACTCGAAGCGGTGGACGGTGACCCAGTCGGACAGCTCCGGATCGGTGCTGATCAGTGTGTGAAAGGCCTTCCACACCTTCGCCGAGGAGAACAGCCCGTGTACGAAAACAAGGTGGACGCGCTCCTGTACCGCCATCGCGAACCTCCGCAGCCGGAAAGCGTGTTGAAGCAGGTGGATTTCGGTCGCAGATGAAGAAGATGAAGAAGCAGCCGGCTCAATGATGCACGAGGGACGACCGCAGGAGCCATAACGAGACACCCGCGGATGCCGCAGCCGCGACGGGCGCGGAGACGTCGGCCGGGGCTGGAGCGGGGGGCGCGGGCGGTTACGCGCCGGGCGCCTCGGCCACGCCGATCGGGCAGGAGACGCCCGTGCCGCCGATGCCGCAGTAGCCCGCGGGGTTCTTGTCGAGGTACTGCTGATAGTGCCACTTCTCTTTGCGTAGAATTGGTGACTCTTCGTAAAGGGGTGGGAAGTGAACGAAGCGGCACCGGTGATCCCGGTTGTCTCGTACGCCCGTATCTCCGCCGACACGGCCAGGGACGGCCACGGCGTCGAGGACCAGCACAAGGTGAACGGGGAGACAGCGGCCCGTCTCGGCTGGACGATCGTGCACCGCTACACCGACAACGACCTGTCGGCGGCCAAGGCGGCTGTGGTGCGCCCGGACTTCGAGGCCATGGTGAAGGCGCTCAAGTCGGGACACCTACCGGACGGCCAGCCCGTACGGGGCGTCATCGTGGTCGCGGACGACCGGCTCACGCGCCGGGCGGGCGACTATGAGCGGTTCGTGGACGCGCTCACGTACGAGGAAGGACGGCTCTACGCGGACGCCAAGGGGTCGAAGAACCTCTACAGCGAGGACGTGGAGTCCATGGGGCTCTTCGGCGTCGTCATCTCCAAGATGGAGGTGCGCAAGATGCAGCGGCGTGCGCGCCGTTCACACCGCGCCCGCGCGGAGCTGGGCATCCCGGTGGGTGGCAAGCGTCCGTTCGGCTGGAAGGACGACAAGCTCACGCTGGAGCCCGAGGAAGCGGCGTGGCTGGCGAAGGGCGCCCGCGAGGTGATCGCGGGCAAGTCCATGCACTCGATCCTCCGCGAGTGGCGGGAGGCCGGCGTCCGCACGATCAACGACAAGGAATGGGCGAGCCGCTCACTCAAGCTCGCGCTGTGGAACCCGCGGCTGTGCGGCTGGCGGAAGCACAACGGCGAGTTGGTGCGTGATGCCAACGGCGTGCCGGTCGTGGGCCGCTGGGAGCCCGTCATCACGCCGAAGGAGTGGATGGCCATCGACGCCGTCTTCTCGGCGCGCGTCGGACCCAACGTGAAGTCCGACGGATCGGTCACTGACTACCGCACGCCGTCCTACCTGCTGACGGGAATCCTTCGATGCGGAAAGCCTGGTACGGATGGTCAGATCTGCAACGCGCCGCTCCGCGCCACTGCCCGCCCGGACCTTTCCGGTGGCTATCTCTACCAGTGCCCCAGCAAGGAAATGGGCGGCTGTGGCGGCACGGGTCGCAACGGAGCCAAGATTGACGAGTTCGTCACGGAGGCAGTTCTCGCGAAGTTGGAGGAACGGGCGGCCAGGACGAAGCATGCGGACGAAAAATGGGCGGGGGAGGAAGAGCTGGCCCGCCTGACGAAGAAGCAGCGCAAGCTGCTTCAGGCGTGGCAGGAGGACCAGATCTCGGATGAGCTGTTCTTCCCTCAGAATCAGAAGATGGAGGCGCGCGTCAAGGAACTCCGCGCGGACCGTACCCGTCACGTCCTCGACCAGCAGCGTGCAGCCGAAGTATCCGGCGACGTGCGCGAGCGCTGGACCTCCGGCCAGTTGGACCTGGCGCAGAAGCGTGCCCTGATCAGGGACGCACTGCACGCGGTGATCGTCCTGCCCGTGGGTGGCGGTGGTCGGCGCCCGTTCAACCCTGACCTGCTGGTCCCGAAGTGGCGGGACTGACGGGGAGTGCCGTGAGGTGTACGAGTCCTTCCTCGCCCGGTACAGCACAGCTGACTAGGAGGCTGTACCGGGCTGTGAGTCACTCGTCTCCCGGAGCCTCGGCAATGCCGATCGGGCAGGCCACGCCTGTCCCTCCGATGCCGCAGTAACCGTTAATGTTGCGGTCGAGGTATTGCTGGTGGTACGCCTCGGCCGGCCAGAACGGGCGGTCGGCGGCCGGGAGGATCGCCGTGGTGATCTCGCCGTGGCCGGAGTACGTCAGGACCTGCTGGTACGCCGCGCGGGAGGCCTCGGCCGCCGTCTGCTGGGACGGGGAGTGGGTGTAGACCGCCGAGCGGTACTGGGTGCCCACGTCGTTGCCCTGGCGGAAGCCCTGGGTGGGGTCGTGGGACTCCCAGAACAGCTTGAGGAGGGTCCCGTACGAGACCAGGGCCGGGTCGAAGACGACCCGGACGACCTCGGTGTGCCCGGTCCGGCCCGAGCAGACCTCGTCGTAGGTCGGGTTCTCGGTGAAGCCGCCCTGGTACCCGGCCAGCGTCGTCCAGACGCCCGGGGTCTGCCAGAACTTGCGCTCCGCGCCCCAGAAACAGCCCAGGCCGAAGTCCGCGACCTCCAGGCCCTCCGGGTAGGGGCCGGCCAGCGGGTTGCCGAGGACCGTATGGCGGTCGGGCAGCGCGAAGAGGGGCTCCGGGCGGCCCTTGAGGGCCTCCTCGGGGGTGGGGAGCTCGGGCGTGCGGCGGTACGTGAACATGCGTGGCCTCCTTGTGTATGGGGACAACGGGAGAGGGCGGCCCGGGATTCCCCGGACCGCCCTCTTCCCGTACGCCGTGTGTCAGCTGTTCCGTGCGTTCCCGGTCACCTGGCGCACGCTGTAGTCGCGTGTCTTCAGGAAGGACGCCTTGCGCCCGCTCTGATACATCCAGGGTTCGATCCCGCAGTACCCGTCGATGTGCCGGAACTGCTCGACGGTCTCCTCGTACCGGTCCTGCCAGTACAGGATCCATGCCAGCATGTGGCGCAGGCGGACGGCCTGCTCGGCAGCCGGATCCGGCGCGGCTGCGAGGTCGGCCAACGCGGCGGTCGCCGCCGCGACGATCTCCGGCTGCTTGTAGTAGACATCAGGGTCGAGGTCCGTCTCGCGGTTCTCACGCTCGAAGTACCCGCGCAGCTCGATCAACGACAGCAGATCGCCCGGTTCGCTGCGCTTGACCGCCTCGCGGCCGAATTCCTCCGCCAGCTCGTGCGTGCCACACCATTTCTCGCACCAGAACTGCTGCGCCTGAAGCCAGGCCATCTGTACCTTCGGCGCGCGCTGGACGACTTCCGTCCACACGTCGCGGAACTGGTCGTGCGAGTAGGCCAGGCCACGGCCTATCCGCAGTTCGGCGATGTAGGGGACGGGGTCCGCCGGGTCGGCGAGTCGCTGGGCCTCGTGCACGGCCTCCTGCGCCTTGATGAGCGCCGTGTGGAAGAGGCGGAATTGTTCCTGTGTGGTGTGCCGGGCGCTCGCTGCACCGCGCACATTCCAGGCGAGCGTGACGCCTGCGTCGGCGCTGACCACCGCGGCCGTGGGATCGCCGGGTCGGGCGGCCTGCCAGGCGAGCAGCCACGTGTCGGTCTCCGCCGCTTCCGTGGCCAGTACACCGACGCGATGATTCCGTTCGCCCCAGTTCCGGCCGGCCGCCTCGATCCAGTCCGCGCCGGCCTGCCAGTCGCCGGAACGGATCGCCGCGACCACCGTCGTCCGGTCGGCGGGCACCGGCATGAGGTTCTCGGTATCGAGCTGCTCCTCCGGTACGAAGCCCTGCGCGACGATCTCCGCAGCCTGCTCCGCGAGCGTGGCCGCGGTACGCGCCTTGGTTTCCTCGGTGCGCGCCACGATGACGGCGGTCTCCGCCTCCAGCCGCTTCGCCTTCCGCAGGTAGTACATCCCGCGGCCCACCTTCCATGCGGCCCCCAGCAGCAGGAGTCCCAGGACGTAAAGGCCGATCATGAGGCAAGCACCAGCTTCCGCAGCGGTTCGGTGTCGGGGAGGTCGGCGACGGCCGCGTCCAGGGCGAGGAGCAGCTGCTCCTCGAAGCCGTCGGCCGGGTAGCGGACGGAGGCCGACTCCGCCCAGGACAGCTGCCAGCGGGCCGCGCCGCGGGCCGTCAGCTCGACCGTGACCAGCTGGTTCAAGGCGCGGCGGACGATCGGGCGGGCGAAGGCGCGGGCGGCGCGGCCGGTGGCCGCCGCGGCCTCCTCGGACTTCGGGAAGCGGTCGGCGATCCGCCACAGCACGGCCGGGTCGGCGTCGATCGCGTCCAGCAGGGCGGGCAGCGTGCCGTCGCCGGCCTCGGCGGAGACGGTCTCGCGGATGTCCTCCGCGCCCTGGGCGACGTACCGGCTCATGCTCGCGTGGACCAGGTCCTCCCAGTCCATCCGGGTCAGGGCCAGCGCCTCGGGGGTGAGGACCTCCTGCTCCAGGGCGATCAGCACGCCCACCGGGTCGGAGAGCAGGCCCAGGGCCGGGCCGGCGGCGCCGACGCCGCCGGAGGCGCGGCCGTCTTCCGGCAGCGCCTCGATCCGGGCCACCCGCTCGGCGAGCGGCGGGTGCGAGTCGTACGCGGAGGCGGGCTCGGTCGGCAGGTCCTGCCGCAGCTCGTCGAGCTCCTCGGTACGGGCGGCGAGCAGGGCGCCGAAGCCGCCGAAGAACTCGCCGGGGCGGGGGAGCAGGCCGGCGCCCAGGCCGAGGGTGGCGTACGAGTCCAGGTAGAAGGTGTGGGCCGGGCCGAGGGCGTTGAGCTCGCGCAGGGCGGAGGCGTACGCGTCCCGGCCGCAGATGCGGGCCGCGGTGAGGTCGGCGGCGAACTCCTGGCGGCGGTCCGCGGAGCGGGTGGCACGCAGGTAGAAGTTGCCGTACGCGGTGTAGATCTTCGCCATGGTCCGGTAGGTGGCACCGACGCCGGTGGTGTCCACCTCCTTGGCCTTCTTCCCCTTGGCGATCCGCTTCTCGGCGGCCTTCTCCTGCCGGGCGGCCTCCTTGGCGACCTTGTTGTCGGCGCGCTCGTGGAAGTGCTCGATGGTGCGGACGAGCTGGGCCCGGCCGCGCACGATGAGCGGCATCATCCGGGTGTCGCTGTTGCTGTAGTGGCCGAGCTCGTGTCCGAGTACGGCGCGCAGCTGCGTCTCGTCGAGCCCGGTCATCAGGGGTACGCCGAGGTAGAGGGTCCGCTTGCCGCCGAGCAGGCCGAGCAGCCGGGCGTCCTCGGCGACGGCTGCGTTGACCTCGTCGACGAGCACGATCTCGTCGGGGGCACGGGTGCCGACCTGGTCGGCGAGTTCCCGGACGGCCGCCCAGAGGCGGGGCTCTTGCTGCTCGGTGACCCGGACACCGGGGGCCGGGCCGGCCTTGGGGGTGCGGAGCATGAACATGCCGCGCACGATCGGGACGGCGAGGACCACGGAGACGATGACGACCTTGCCCGTGAGGGCCCCGGCGTCGGCCTGGGTGATCAGCACCCAGTCGAGGCCGGCCAGGACGGCGAGCAGGACGAGGCCGAGCAGATAGAAGCCGGCGAGAAGTACGAGAGCGCGCAAGGCGCGCAGATATGCGCCCATTCGGACAGATCCCCCCACGGGATGCACAGGTGCCGGGTGTACGTACACCTGTACACCCCATGTGTGAAGCCTGATGAGTATGCAGGCTGCCGTCGGCAGGGGGGAACAGGGTTCCGGCCGCCGCCCCGGGGCTGCCCGCCCCGGGCCGGTGTGGCGGCGGGGCGGCGGCCGGGGGGTCAGCGGGGGAGGGTGGCCGGGGAGCCGCCGTTCGCCTCGTAGCCGCCCACCGCGAGCGCACGGAACACCGCGTACATCTCGGCCGGGTCGGAGCTGTGCGACCAGGGGAGGGCACCCACGCAGCCGTCCACGTGGCGGAGCTGCTCCATGGCCTCCGCCCACCGCTCGCCGTTGACGAGGAAGAAGACCAGCAGGTGGCGGACGTGCGCCAGCATCGGGTCGTCCTGGCGGGCGGAGTGCACCGCGTACAGGGCACCCTCCATCGCGCGGCTCACCACCGCGCTGCCGTAGAAGTTCTGCACCAGCGCGACCTCGGGCAGGTGCTCGTACACCGCGAACAGCGGGAGCGCCGCCAGCAGGGAGCCCTGCGGGGCGCGGGCCGCCGCCGCGTGGGCGAAGGCGTCCGCCTGCTCCCGCGAGCCGTGCCACTTCTCGCACCAGTAGTGCAGCGCCGCGAGGTGCGCGCCGAAGTGCTCCGGCGCCCGGTCCAGCACATTGGCCCACAGCGCGTCGAACTCCGCCGGCGGATAGGCCAGGCCGCGCGCGACCGCGAGCTCCGTGATGTACGGGACGGGGTCGCCCGGCGCCAGCAGGGCCGCCTTCCGGCAGGCGTCCCGGGCCTCCTCCAGGATGATCCGGTGGTCGTCGGAGCCGACCCCGCCGGACTGCCGCCAGGCCTGCTGCACCAGGAACTCGGCGTGCACCTGGGCGCCGCCGGCGTCCTTCTCCGCCTCCAGCCGCCAGGACCGCAGCCACAGCGCGCCGCTGCCGGGCTGCTGCGCCAGCTCCAGGGCCGCCGCCCCGGCGAAGGCCTGGACGCGCTGCCAGCGCTGCTCGCCCTCCTTCGGGGTGCCGGCGAGCAGCTGCGAGGCCGCCTCCCACCGGCCGCTGCCCTGGACCGCGGCGAGGGCGTCCATCAGGTCCTGGTCGGGGCCGGGTACCCGGATGTCGAGCAGTTCCTGCCGTACGAAGCCGTAGTCCGCCGGGTCGGCCGCATCGGGGCTGCCGGGCGCGACCAGGCGCAGGCCGCCGCGCCGGCGCCGTATCCAGGGGCCGAGGACGGCCACCAGCAGGCCGATCGCGATCAGGAACCAGAGAATCTCCATACGGACAAGCGAACCAGACGGACCGGCCCGGAGGCGAATGGCACGGGGGCGAATGGCACGGGGGCGAATAGGCTCTGCCCATGAGCCATGACCACCAGAGCTTCGAGACCCGCGCCATCCATGCGGGCAACACGGCGGACCCGCTGACCGGCGCGGTCGTGCCCCCGATCTACCAGGTGTCCACCTACAAGCAGGACGGCGTCGGGGGCCTGCGCGGCGGATACGAGTACAGCCGCAGCGCCAACCCGACCCGGACGGCGCTGGAGGAGAACCTCGCCGCTCTGGAGGGCGGCCGGCGCGGCCTGGCCTTCGCCTCCGGCCTGGCGGCGGAGGACTGCCTGCTGCGCACGCTGCTCTCCCCGGGCGACCACGTGGTCATCCCGAACGACGCGTACGGCGGCACCTTCCGGCTGTTCGCGAAGGTCGTCTCGCGCTGGGGCGTGGAATGGTCGGTGGCCGACACCTCCGACCCGGCGTCGGTGCGGGCCGCGCTGACCGACCGGACGAAGGTCATCTGGGTGGAGACCCCGTCGAACCCGCTGCTCGGGATCACCGACATCGCGGTGGTCGCGGAGATCGCGCGGTCGGCGGGCGCGAAGCTGGTCGTCGACAACACCTTCGCCTCCCCCTACCTCCAGCAGCCGCTGGCGCTGGGCGCGGACGTGGTCGTGCACTCGCTGACCAAGTACATGGGCGGGCACTCGGACGTGGTGGGCGGCGCGCTGGTCACCGCGGACGCGGCGCTGGGCGAGGAACTGGCCTACCACCAGAACGCGATGGGCGCGGTGGCCGGGCCGTTCGACTCGTGGATCGTGCTGCGGGGCATCAAGACGCTGGCCGTCCGGATGGACCGGCACAGCGAGAACGCCACCCGCGTCGCGGAGATGCTGACCCGGCACCCGAAGGTGACGCGGGTCCTGTACCCGGGGCTTCCGGAGCACCCGGGGCACGAGATCGCGGCCAAGCAGATGCGGTCCTTCGGCGGCATGATCTCGTTCCAGGTCGCTGGCGGCGAGGAGGCGGCGGTCGAGGTCTGCAACCGCGCGAAGCTGTTCACGCTGGGCGAGTCCCTCGGCGGGGTCGAGTCCCTGATCGAGCACCCGGGCCGGATGACGCACGCCTCGGCGGCGGGCTCGGCACTGGAGGTCCCCTCGGACCTGGTCCGCCTGTCGGTGGGCATCGAGTCGGCGGACGACCTGCTGGCGGACCTCACCCAGTCGTTGGGCTAAAGCGCCATGGGCTAAAGCGCCCGGCTGCCGGAACCCCCGGGCCGGCACCCTGGGCCTGCGGCCCGGCGGGTTACGGCGCGGGGCCCGGCCCCGGCTCCGCTTGGCTGGGCCTTCGGCCCGCGTGCGGGGGTGCCGGCCCGGCACCGCCTGCCCGGGCCTTCGGCCCGGCGGGTTGTGGTGCGCGGGAGTGCGGCCCCGGCGCCGCCGCCTGGCTGGGCCTGCGGCCCGGGCCCGCTGCCGGCGGGCGGGGGGCCGGCCCGGTGCCGACTGCCCGGGCCCTCGGCCCGCGGGCAGGGTGTCGGCCCGGCACGGGGCCCGGCTGCGCCTGGGCCTTCGGCCCGCCAACGACCGCCCGGGCCTCGGCCCCGGTGGGTTGTGGCGTGGGGCCCGGTCCCGGAACCGGCGCCCGACCCGGGCCTTCGGTCCGGTGGGTTGTCACGCGGGGCTCGGCCCCGGCGCCGCCG
This window harbors:
- a CDS encoding recombinase family protein, producing the protein MNEAAPVIPVVSYARISADTARDGHGVEDQHKVNGETAARLGWTIVHRYTDNDLSAAKAAVVRPDFEAMVKALKSGHLPDGQPVRGVIVVADDRLTRRAGDYERFVDALTYEEGRLYADAKGSKNLYSEDVESMGLFGVVISKMEVRKMQRRARRSHRARAELGIPVGGKRPFGWKDDKLTLEPEEAAWLAKGAREVIAGKSMHSILREWREAGVRTINDKEWASRSLKLALWNPRLCGWRKHNGELVRDANGVPVVGRWEPVITPKEWMAIDAVFSARVGPNVKSDGSVTDYRTPSYLLTGILRCGKPGTDGQICNAPLRATARPDLSGGYLYQCPSKEMGGCGGTGRNGAKIDEFVTEAVLAKLEERAARTKHADEKWAGEEELARLTKKQRKLLQAWQEDQISDELFFPQNQKMEARVKELRADRTRHVLDQQRAAEVSGDVRERWTSGQLDLAQKRALIRDALHAVIVLPVGGGGRRPFNPDLLVPKWRD
- a CDS encoding proline hydroxylase yields the protein MTSAQSTQGALQDPPHDPFFRAATAPAFTHELLAGLAAGRYAAVRVPGFLPRQWCEEVLGALKEKAFDSYGTTRIHPPVMRFGVGVSDHMADGGVADSYWKALEGHYAAWEGLGLSFDPFRVCREGLATHWPHGVAVGRRGGREMGDGVAREPNQGFRVHFDDALREYAEDLLDTPLIGQFAFNLYLSVPPSGGETVLWRHRWQPGDEAYRLPDASYGYDEAVVRGTESIELTPEVGEALLIDPRNFHAVRPSHGDRRIALGFAVGISTSGRLLTWA
- a CDS encoding alpha/beta fold hydrolase, which produces MAVQERVHLVFVHGLFSSAKVWKAFHTLISTDPELSDWVTVHRFEYDSPFVRLRPDRRVAETDDVADQLGTFLETRLAEAERIVLVTHSQGGLVVQRFLARKLWNGGGAELARIKHFTMFACPNTGSGFFLTVRKYLKVWRNPQEQQLRPFDRAVTEAQRTVLSAVVHARAYSDQECPIPVRAYGGSSDEIVPPVVARGVFPKGGVVTADHFSIVQPADRTQDSYLAVRRALLEAAQGTPPEEEFAPLPLGPAPTRPLSPAEASGRPSLPPPAAGELDLAPFPPPPYGQLDEGQFKGQDRLSLAASLLSGQSAQQVHVLAGLGGSGKSRLALEVADRAQRAGHRVWWVSMPELNLRMRMMAHDLGAPSIAVERAWLLGNSMDLVWKLLNDCPDPWLLIFDNADDPARLGPRDGLVSDGTGWLRKPQNARGTVLVTSRVRRQQTWGDWSAVHQILPLHEDDGASLLLERTGGLGGTNEDARRLSRELGGLPLALRHAADAIKAVNESHVSLDSDIRDFETFRRTFAARAETSADQAGPDLSELLGREIVEKVCGIALDLLRRRESAGSATLLKVLACLSIAPIPYRCLLSGPTLGQSPLFPGATPARIHAALTGLEDFGLVDAYQREGVAERDLAHVLTLHPVVHGVLREDEEVRDRSADYYGLAVRMVLSAAHARNPDHPSNWPLWSALAPHAMEVSRACLLGELKPSDRTVRTTALELARLTARYLIAMGLLTPAYDLVHPLIEGCASFGFDRDDREILGLRHEQGRILLEGEQLTRAEDELRQVVEARTRILGENDADTLASRHKLARAINEQDGDRQKEEQVEQMLRSIVEAEQEVRGPEYYDTLVVRHTLARALLTLGRNGEAEAEARQILDISRRNHWPPSTPEILRVRETLAYALLRQGRHDEAERMIREALRDASQPADSNLVMRLRYTHVTVLLPIRGRTSEAVNKLRALVRDLDRVVASEHPLSRHARAMLEQLDREMPG
- a CDS encoding PhzF family phenazine biosynthesis protein produces the protein MDLLRYVAFSTDPLGGNPAGVVLDATGIDEATMAATAAEVGYSETAFAVPRQDGSLGIRYFSPQTEVPFCGHATIATAVAHAHRYGPGELLLHTQAGPVPVTTSAGSDGAVVATLVSVEPRTAELSEPDLAELLAALRWSATDLDPALPPRAAYAGAWHPVIAATSRERLADLDYDMAALGELMSRRDWATVALVRRESETVFHARNPFPPGGVFEDPATGAAAAALGGYLRSLGLIDTPAVLTVHQGVDMGRPSRITVGVPADPAAGIEVTGTAVPIT
- the msrA gene encoding peptide-methionine (S)-S-oxide reductase MsrA; protein product: MFTYRRTPELPTPEEALKGRPEPLFALPDRHTVLGNPLAGPYPEGLEVADFGLGCFWGAERKFWQTPGVWTTLAGYQGGFTENPTYDEVCSGRTGHTEVVRVVFDPALVSYGTLLKLFWESHDPTQGFRQGNDVGTQYRSAVYTHSPSQQTAAEASRAAYQQVLTYSGHGEITTAILPAADRPFWPAEAYHQQYLDRNINGYCGIGGTGVACPIGIAEAPGDE